The proteins below come from a single Plantactinospora sp. KBS50 genomic window:
- a CDS encoding aromatase/cyclase, which translates to MAQHVAVEAPADEVFDLIVDVRRWPQFFGSLVHTSVGPADGDATDVVRCWGVRGESSVRAWSARRWIDRDKLQITFDNDPPPPGATTSRGWWEVEPSGAEACRVTLRHEVSGGDAPAEVLARVGEEFDRHSRAQLGELKATAERRKDLEELVIGWEDTLFVSGSAEDAWAILYEADKWPERIPHVARIDMIEPSPGIQFFDMDTSTPDGRAHTTRSVRVCLPYELIVYKQITLPPMLEAHTGHWRFEETPEGTILGARHTVTLKRSKLSLLGPDTTVADARRYARRVLGTNSMKNLQIAKAYAEERADG; encoded by the coding sequence GTGGCTCAGCACGTGGCCGTGGAGGCGCCCGCTGACGAGGTTTTCGACCTGATCGTGGACGTGCGGCGGTGGCCGCAGTTCTTCGGCTCGCTGGTGCACACCAGCGTCGGCCCCGCCGACGGGGACGCGACCGACGTGGTGCGGTGCTGGGGTGTGCGCGGCGAGTCGTCGGTGCGGGCCTGGTCGGCCCGGCGCTGGATCGACCGGGACAAGCTCCAGATCACCTTCGACAACGACCCGCCGCCGCCGGGGGCCACCACTTCGCGCGGCTGGTGGGAGGTGGAACCGAGCGGCGCCGAGGCGTGCCGGGTCACGCTGCGGCACGAGGTCTCCGGCGGGGACGCCCCGGCCGAGGTGCTGGCCAGGGTCGGCGAGGAGTTCGACAGGCACTCCCGGGCGCAACTGGGCGAGCTGAAGGCCACCGCCGAGCGCCGCAAGGACCTGGAGGAACTGGTCATCGGCTGGGAGGACACGCTGTTCGTCTCCGGGTCCGCCGAGGACGCCTGGGCGATCCTGTACGAGGCGGACAAGTGGCCGGAGCGGATCCCGCACGTGGCCAGGATCGACATGATCGAGCCCAGCCCCGGCATCCAGTTCTTCGACATGGACACCTCCACCCCGGACGGTCGGGCGCACACCACCCGGTCGGTGCGGGTCTGCCTGCCGTACGAGCTGATCGTCTACAAGCAGATCACGCTGCCGCCGATGCTGGAGGCGCACACCGGGCACTGGCGGTTCGAGGAGACGCCGGAGGGCACGATCCTGGGCGCGCGGCACACCGTGACGCTGAAGCGGTCGAAGCTGTCCCTGCTCGGCCCGGACACCACGGTCGCGGACGCCCGCAGGTACGCCCGGCGGGTGCTGGGCACCAACAGCATGAAGAACCTTCAGATCGCCAAGGCGTACGCGGAGGAGCGGGCCGATGGCTGA
- a CDS encoding antibiotic biosynthesis monooxygenase, translating to MLTLINEFTVTGDVDEFLAVLEDFNKYMSTQPGSGGYRLLRSTRRPGVFVELADWESAEAHQAAVRSEGFLPLVARLRPLVEKSVPDLYETLRVEETVAG from the coding sequence ATGCTCACCCTGATCAACGAGTTCACCGTGACCGGCGACGTCGACGAGTTCCTGGCGGTCCTGGAGGACTTCAACAAGTACATGTCGACCCAGCCCGGTTCCGGGGGATACCGCCTGCTGCGCTCCACCCGCCGTCCCGGGGTCTTCGTCGAACTGGCCGACTGGGAGAGCGCCGAGGCGCACCAGGCGGCCGTCCGCAGCGAGGGCTTCCTGCCGCTGGTGGCCCGGTTGCGTCCGCTGGTCGAGAAGTCGGTCCCGGACCTGTACGAGACCCTGCGGGTCGAGGAAACCGTCGCCGGCTGA
- a CDS encoding class I adenylate-forming enzyme family protein, with the protein MADRPSLDYPAIPVDGLLRRAAQRWPERTAIQAGEARISFAELDGAADRAAAAITRRVGGPGRRCAITTVLSPLFAGAFYGIARSGNVAVSVNPLHRPEAMVGTIAASGAVLVLADPRTAARLAPFADRLPPIVALEELAAPAPDPAGMSAASAGGAADTPPDTLPDTPAAGAEDVACLHYTSGTTGEPKGVLLTHRNLVVNAMQTVQAHGLDTGAVAFNGLPAYHLMHLNAAVCAGATQYLYGAPALLGTGTVGESVRAAVRVGATHYYTLPVLLSMLAGAPDLDQLSSGPLRGMFCGGSALPEPVARRLGAHFGIPVLQGFGLAEASSMTHLDRPDRPRPGSAGVPAADTGARVVDVESRAPLEIGQVGEIQVRGPQLMAGYADGTPGVDPDGWFSTGDVGRIDADGHLYLVDRLKDVFKCDNELVSPSELERVLATHPAVRDCAVVDRPDPLHGAVPVALLVLDVPVTADADEVADSVLAYANGRLAAFQRIVTARVVETVPRTPIGKIARRALRETYAGVPG; encoded by the coding sequence ATGGCTGACCGGCCGTCGCTGGACTATCCGGCGATCCCGGTGGACGGCCTGCTGCGCCGGGCGGCGCAACGCTGGCCGGAGCGCACGGCGATCCAGGCCGGCGAGGCGCGGATCAGCTTCGCCGAGCTGGACGGCGCCGCCGACCGGGCCGCCGCGGCGATCACCCGGCGGGTCGGCGGACCGGGGCGCCGGTGTGCGATCACCACGGTGCTCAGTCCGCTGTTCGCGGGCGCGTTCTACGGCATCGCCCGCAGCGGCAACGTGGCCGTCTCGGTGAACCCGCTGCACCGCCCGGAGGCCATGGTCGGCACGATCGCTGCCTCCGGCGCCGTGCTGGTGCTGGCCGATCCGCGGACCGCGGCCCGGCTGGCCCCGTTCGCCGACCGGCTGCCGCCGATCGTCGCGCTGGAGGAGCTGGCGGCGCCGGCCCCCGACCCCGCCGGCATGTCCGCCGCGTCCGCCGGCGGCGCCGCGGACACCCCGCCGGACACCCTGCCGGACACCCCGGCGGCCGGTGCCGAGGACGTCGCCTGCCTGCACTACACCAGCGGGACGACCGGCGAGCCCAAGGGTGTGCTGCTGACCCACCGCAACCTCGTGGTCAACGCCATGCAGACGGTGCAGGCGCACGGGCTGGACACCGGCGCCGTGGCCTTCAACGGGCTGCCCGCGTACCACCTGATGCACCTGAACGCGGCGGTCTGCGCCGGCGCCACCCAGTACCTGTACGGCGCCCCGGCGCTGCTGGGCACCGGCACGGTGGGCGAGTCGGTGCGCGCGGCCGTCCGGGTCGGCGCGACCCACTACTACACGCTGCCGGTGCTGCTGTCGATGCTGGCCGGCGCGCCGGACCTGGACCAGCTCTCCTCCGGTCCGCTGCGCGGGATGTTCTGCGGCGGTTCGGCACTGCCCGAACCGGTCGCCCGCCGGCTCGGCGCCCACTTCGGTATCCCGGTGTTGCAGGGATTCGGCCTGGCCGAGGCCAGCTCGATGACCCACCTGGACCGGCCGGACCGGCCCCGGCCGGGTTCGGCCGGCGTGCCGGCCGCAGACACCGGCGCCCGGGTGGTCGACGTGGAGTCCCGGGCGCCGCTGGAGATCGGCCAGGTGGGCGAGATCCAGGTCCGCGGCCCGCAGCTGATGGCCGGGTACGCCGACGGCACGCCGGGCGTCGACCCGGACGGCTGGTTCTCCACCGGTGACGTCGGCCGGATCGACGCCGACGGCCACCTGTACCTGGTCGACCGGCTCAAGGACGTGTTCAAGTGCGACAACGAGCTGGTGTCGCCGTCCGAGCTGGAGCGGGTGCTGGCCACCCACCCCGCCGTGCGCGACTGCGCGGTGGTGGACCGGCCGGACCCGCTGCACGGTGCGGTGCCGGTGGCGCTGCTGGTGCTGGACGTGCCGGTCACGGCGGATGCCGACGAGGTGGCCGACAGCGTGCTCGCGTACGCCAACGGGCGGCTGGCCGCGTTCCAGCGGATCGTCACGGCGCGGGTGGTGGAGACCGTGCCACGCACCCCGATCGGAAAGATCGCCCGGCGCGCCCTGCGCGAGACGTACGCGGGCGTACCCGGCTGA
- a CDS encoding aldo/keto reductase — MQLRRLGSSGPVTSAIGLGTLGLTGGYGPVDRDEAVRTLWHALDAGVTLLDTADFYGGGAVESLVGTAIKDRRDDVVVATRGGALFTPEGRPLGVDGSPDRLRQACDASLERLGIDHIDLYYLARVDPKVPVQESVGALAELVAAGKVRHIGLSEANAEQLRQAVAVHPVAALASEYSLFEREVERTLLPVARELGVGLVACSPLGRGLLTGRLTSVDQLGDRDYRRNHPRFWPEHFAHNRELVSRAEALAAERDVSVGRLVLAWLLAQGQDIVPIPGTRCTTHLEMNVAATQVKLTEDELRLLAETIPADEVSGDRNPRR, encoded by the coding sequence ATGCAGCTCCGCAGATTGGGCAGCTCCGGACCGGTGACCTCGGCCATCGGTCTGGGCACCCTCGGCCTGACCGGCGGGTACGGCCCGGTCGACCGGGACGAAGCGGTCCGCACGCTCTGGCACGCCCTCGATGCCGGCGTCACGCTGCTGGACACCGCCGACTTCTACGGCGGCGGCGCCGTGGAGTCCCTGGTCGGTACGGCGATCAAGGATCGCCGGGACGACGTGGTGGTGGCCACCCGCGGTGGCGCGCTGTTCACCCCCGAGGGTCGGCCGCTGGGGGTGGACGGCAGCCCGGACCGGCTCCGGCAGGCCTGCGACGCCTCGCTGGAGCGGCTGGGGATCGACCACATCGACCTGTACTACCTGGCCCGGGTGGACCCCAAGGTGCCGGTGCAGGAGAGCGTGGGTGCCCTGGCGGAGCTGGTCGCGGCCGGCAAGGTGCGACACATCGGGCTGTCCGAGGCCAACGCCGAACAGCTGCGCCAGGCGGTCGCGGTGCATCCGGTGGCCGCGCTGGCCAGCGAGTACTCCCTGTTCGAGCGCGAGGTCGAGCGGACGCTGCTGCCGGTGGCCCGCGAGTTGGGCGTCGGGCTGGTCGCGTGCAGCCCGCTGGGTCGCGGCCTGCTGACCGGACGGCTCACCTCGGTGGACCAGCTCGGCGACCGCGACTACCGGCGCAACCACCCGCGGTTCTGGCCCGAGCACTTCGCCCACAACCGCGAGCTGGTCAGCCGGGCCGAGGCGCTGGCCGCGGAGCGGGACGTCAGCGTGGGCCGGCTGGTGCTGGCCTGGCTGCTGGCGCAGGGCCAGGACATCGTGCCGATCCCCGGTACCCGGTGCACCACGCACCTGGAGATGAACGTGGCCGCGACGCAGGTCAAGCTCACCGAGGACGAGCTGCGGCTGCTGGCCGAGACGATCCCGGCGGACGAGGTCAGCGGGGACCGGAACCCGCGGCGCTGA
- a CDS encoding FAD-dependent oxidoreductase: MSEPIDVLVAGAGPVGLTAAYELARRGLRIRVVDAASGPATTSRAIATHPRTLETYDQMGLADRMIARGLVVQAFTMYSNGRRLARLDADYTEIPTRFPFTLAIDQVFTEEVLRGALAELGVAVEWGSRLEAFSQHDAGVRASVRTTGPAGGTDGGGPATGGTDGGGPAEPAGATELIEAGWLVGCDGGHSLVRKLLGLPLIGEANETWLIADAQVDTELPRNSIYWIRSGSGTMMMAPLPGERRWRMLDTVEVDYDGDAAVIAERFSRKLSAGTGTPVSAHAPGWVSVFTAQQRMVPAMRRDRVFVAGDAAHVHSPASGQGMNTGIQEAYNLGWKLAQVVRGEAGAQLLDSYSAERVPIGRELLGSTKRATALVALKNRLAGLALPVVFGIVQRVPALRVRGQRTALGRVSGLKLGYPDGPLTSPGGTVPAAPAAGERVVRVHPDEAASPGWRALLAQLRDLRWTLLAFGPDAVAEAGRLGAPDWLSVRTVSGPAGTGPAGTGAASIVPVGTGAASIVPAGPDAAGPGEPVPLADPDGTLATTLGCADGGWLLIRPDGYLAARGTVLTGDAVEAALRPAGPIRPVPVPTS, translated from the coding sequence ATGTCCGAGCCGATCGACGTCCTGGTCGCCGGTGCCGGCCCGGTGGGCCTGACCGCCGCGTACGAACTCGCCCGCCGGGGCCTGCGGATCCGTGTCGTCGACGCGGCGAGCGGACCCGCGACCACCAGCCGGGCCATCGCCACCCATCCGCGCACCCTGGAGACGTACGACCAGATGGGGCTCGCGGACCGGATGATCGCCCGCGGCCTGGTGGTGCAGGCGTTCACCATGTATTCCAACGGCCGCCGGCTGGCCCGGCTGGACGCCGACTACACCGAGATCCCCACCCGGTTCCCGTTCACCCTCGCCATCGACCAGGTCTTCACCGAGGAGGTGCTCCGCGGGGCGCTGGCCGAACTGGGGGTCGCGGTCGAGTGGGGCAGCCGGCTGGAGGCATTCAGCCAGCACGACGCCGGGGTCCGGGCCAGCGTCCGGACCACCGGCCCGGCCGGCGGTACGGACGGCGGCGGCCCGGCCACCGGCGGTACGGACGGCGGCGGCCCGGCGGAGCCGGCCGGTGCGACCGAGCTGATCGAGGCCGGCTGGCTGGTCGGCTGCGACGGCGGGCACAGCCTGGTCCGCAAGCTGCTCGGCCTGCCGCTGATCGGCGAGGCGAACGAGACCTGGCTGATCGCGGACGCCCAGGTCGACACGGAACTGCCCCGCAACAGCATCTACTGGATCCGGTCCGGCTCCGGCACCATGATGATGGCCCCGCTGCCGGGCGAGCGCCGGTGGCGGATGCTGGACACCGTCGAGGTCGACTACGACGGCGACGCCGCGGTGATCGCCGAACGCTTCAGCCGCAAGCTGTCGGCCGGCACCGGTACGCCGGTCTCGGCGCACGCGCCCGGCTGGGTCTCGGTGTTCACCGCCCAGCAGCGGATGGTGCCGGCCATGCGCCGGGACCGGGTGTTCGTCGCCGGGGACGCCGCGCACGTGCACAGCCCGGCCTCCGGCCAGGGCATGAACACCGGCATCCAGGAGGCCTACAACCTGGGTTGGAAGCTCGCCCAGGTGGTCCGCGGCGAGGCCGGCGCGCAACTGTTGGACAGCTACAGCGCCGAGCGGGTGCCGATCGGCCGGGAACTGCTGGGCTCGACCAAGCGGGCCACCGCGCTGGTGGCGTTGAAGAACCGGCTCGCCGGTCTGGCCCTGCCGGTCGTCTTCGGCATCGTGCAGCGGGTGCCGGCGCTGCGGGTGCGCGGCCAGCGCACCGCGCTGGGCCGGGTCTCGGGCCTCAAGCTGGGCTACCCGGACGGGCCGCTGACCAGCCCCGGCGGCACCGTGCCGGCGGCGCCCGCGGCCGGCGAGCGGGTCGTCCGGGTGCACCCGGACGAGGCGGCGAGCCCCGGCTGGCGGGCGCTGCTGGCGCAGCTTCGGGATCTCCGCTGGACGCTGCTGGCCTTCGGCCCCGACGCCGTGGCCGAGGCCGGGCGGCTCGGGGCACCGGACTGGCTGTCGGTGCGGACCGTGTCCGGCCCGGCCGGCACGGGCCCGGCCGGCACGGGCGCGGCCAGCATCGTGCCGGTCGGTACCGGCGCGGCCAGCATCGTGCCGGCCGGTCCCGACGCGGCCGGTCCCGGGGAGCCGGTGCCGCTGGCCGACCCGGACGGCACGCTGGCGACCACCCTCGGCTGTGCGGACGGCGGATGGCTGCTGATCCGCCCGGACGGCTACCTCGCGGCCCGGGGCACCGTGCTGACCGGCGACGCCGTCGAGGCGGCGCTGCGCCCGGCCGGACCGATCCGCCCCGTGCCCGTACCCACCTCCTGA